From one Musa acuminata AAA Group cultivar baxijiao chromosome BXJ2-6, Cavendish_Baxijiao_AAA, whole genome shotgun sequence genomic stretch:
- the LOC135613544 gene encoding FCS-Like Zinc finger 15-like, whose product MAGLSVLLEAQNNLTKYTHIISKTSLMKNASLPSTCTNSSSFSASHFLERCYLCRRRLQQGNDIYMYRGDRAFCSVECRNRQIFMDEENGRRDNCSLDAELQAERGRPRVVARKGRATAGGFAY is encoded by the exons ATGGCTGGATTAAGCGTTCTCTTGGAAGCACAAAACAACTTGACCAAGTACACCCATATCATAAGCAAAACCTCCCTCATGAAGAACGCTTCTCTACCTTCCACTTGCACgaattcttcttccttctccgctAGCCATTTCCTCGAACGCTGCTACCTCTGCCGGAGAAGACTACAGCAAGGCAACGACATCTATATGTACAG GGGGGACCGAGCGTTCTGCAGCGTGGAGTGCCGAAACAGGCAGATATTTATGGACGAGGAGAACGGGAGGAGGGACAACTGCTCCCTAGACGCCGAGCTCCAGGCGGAGCGCGGCCGGCCGAGGGTGGTGGCCAGAAAAGGACGGGCCACAGCCGGTGGTTTCGCGTACTAG
- the LOC135615138 gene encoding glycine-rich domain-containing protein 2-like: MSGNNITRVASDDGSFATRSLHESSSRCDSGHGGATRLSVDLVTAARRHVSFLRSFATSPVLHHAPTVARAIRRYDQLWMPLIAELAQAAPPSAPPMLLPPPDVHWVWYCHCLDPAGSYREYCTLRFGALVDRPLIIDDENEEYAYNRCREVWAVRYPSEPFDLEVDSAEDGEASGKCEDHLSAVVARYRTLYSFFCDPFVSETVYLVAARRRYSSFLHLSRRSIEDGMLRMVLTSDIFLIWLTHQSYPRSYAKDIEDRGDPARVTVGFGDRATSEEAKETVRAWEEALDEPYERAGAVLDPAASPSRVYFNWETAEADVNGSYKGLQPRFLLEVRIFLKGKWEEREDKHLNKNFLRLRTIRCNREMKLNEPVHDLSSETWHKTWHLYCEFGTRGIVIEVRRRGSNCLINSKLITKLVFLWNDLLRATTLMLKKELEMQVRALASITPPVQAPYLLKCVPDRVTDDGGAMISDVVLRMNRYHPQQGRWLSRTVLDHAKRECFVIRIRVGRGIWRRGAESPVAVKWEDRIIEVREGPWLYIAGTVGVAPDKIVGTATPKKEDSQVKKMLWCLSTGDVLTIQWENGLDIQLENGSSGEQAKLLTGRKLQYQLKDVGSSNEEEEQYLTLLRFTSEHPDGKATALLNWKLLAVEFLPEEDAVLVLLVCVAVARTISEIRREDMSGLLARRRVREFAGGCRDWGSVLLPSSSTYSSVHLQPWYWNAHQVLASAETSDSGLPISKHLPADGKCSMYEQVILS; the protein is encoded by the exons ATGTCGGGTAACAACATCACGCGAGTCGCCTCCGACGACGGCTCGTTCGCGACTCGAAGCCTTCATGAGAGCAGCAGCAGGTGCGACTCGGGCCACGGCGGCGCCACGCGGCTTTCTGTGGACCTGGTCACCGCCGCCCGTCGCCACGTCTCCTTCCTGCGGTCCTTCGCCACCTCCCCTGTCCTCCACCATGCCCCCACCGTCGCCCGCGCCATCCGACG GTACGATCAGCTGTGGATGCCGTTGATCGCCGAACTGGCGCAGGCGGCGCCGCCGTCCGCTCCTCCGATGCTCCTCCCGCCGCCGGACGTCCACTGGGTGTGGTACTGTCACTGCCTCGATCCG GCAGGGAGCTACCGCGAGTACTGCACCTTGAGATTCGGAGCGCTTGTCGATCGACCGCTGATCATTGACGACGAGAACGAGGAGTACGCGTACAACCGGTGCCGGGAGGTCTGGGCCGTCCGGTATCCGTCCGAGCCCTTCGATCTTGAGGTTGACTCCGCGGAAGATGGCGAAGCAAGCGGTAAATGTGAGGATCACCTGTCCGCGGTGGTGGCGAGGTACCGGACGCTCTATTCCTTCTTCTGCGACCCCTTCGTTTCAGAGACCGTCTACCTCGTCGCCGCGCGTAGGAGGTACTCGAGCTTCCTCCACCTCTCGAGGCGATCCATCGAAGATGGGATGCTCCGGATGGTTCTCACCTCAGATATCTTCCTCATCTGGCTCACCCATCAA AGCTATCCCAGGAGCTATGCGAAGGACATAGAGGACAGGGGGGATCCGGCGAGGGTAACGGTGGGCTTCGGCGACCGAGCCACGTCGGAGGAGGCGAAGGAGACAGTGAGGGCGTGGGAGGAGGCGTTAGACGAGCCATATGAGCGAGCGGGAGCAGTTCTCGACCCTGCAGCGTCGCCGTCGCGGGTCTACTTCAACTGGGAGACGGCGGAGGCGGACGTCAACGGGAGTTACAAAGGGTTGCAGCCAAGGTTCCTCCTGGAG GTCCGTATATTCCTTAAAGGAAAATGGGAGGAGAGGGAAGATAAACACCTAAACAAGAATTTCCTGCGGTTACGAACCATCAGGTGTAACAGGGAAATGAAGCTTAATGAGCCCGTTCATGATTTATCCTCCGAAACTTGGCACAAGACATGGCATCTGTACTGTGAATTTGGGACAAGAGGAATTGTAATAGAGGTTCGGCGACGGGGAAGCAATTGTCTGATAAATAGCAAGTTGATTACGAAACTAGTGTTCCTGTGGAACGACTTGTTGCGAGCAACCACTCTGATGCTGAAGAAGGAGCTGGAGATGCAAGTGAGAGCCTTGGCATCGATCACTCCACCTGTTCAAGCTCCATACTTACTGAAGTGTGTTCCGGATAGAGTAACCGATGATGGGGGTGCAATGATTTCAGATGTGGTTCTGAGGATGAATAGATACCATCCACAACAAGGTCGTTGGTTATCTCGTACTGTGCTTGATCATGCCAAAAGGGAGTGCTTTGTGATACGAATACG AGTAGGCAGAGGCATTTGGCGGAGAGGAGCTGAGTCTCCAGTAGCAGTGAAGTGGGAGGATAGAATTATAGAAGTACGAGAAGGGCCATGGTTATACATTGCTGGAACTGTCGGTGTTGCCCCCG ACAAGATAGTGGGCACTGCAACACCTAAGAAAGAAGATTCACAAGTGAAAAAGATGCTCTGGTGTTTGTCGACAGGAGATGTTCTAACAATACAATGGGAAAATGGACTTGATATTCAGCTTGAAAATGGAAGTTCTGGCGAACAG GCTAAGttgctcaccggaaggaaactacAATACCAACTAAAGGATGTAGGCTCATCGAACGAAGAAGAAGAGCAATACTTGACTCTACTTCGGTTTACATCAGAACATCCAGATGGAAAAGCAACCGCACTCTTAAATTGGAAGCTGCTCGCAGTGGAATTCTTGCCAGAAGAAGATGCAGTACTTGTGCTGCTTGTATGCGTAGCTGTAGCTCGAACCATTTCAGAGATCAGAAGGGAAGATATGAGTGGACTCTTAGCTCGAAGGAGAGTGAGAGAATTCGCTGGAGGGTGTAGGGACTGGGGCTCAGTTCTGCTCCCATCCTCATCTACTTATTCGTCCGTCCATCTGCAACCATGGTATTGGAATGCTCATCAGGTATTGGCCTCAGCTGAGACAAGTGATTCTGGGTTGCCGATCTCCAAGCATCTTCCTGCTGACGGGAAGTGCTCGATGTATGAGCAAGTCATTCTATCTTGA
- the LOC135615139 gene encoding F-box/LRR-repeat protein 3-like, producing MKRAHQQHRHQPFDSILAALSVDLLIQILERVDDPRDRKAWRLVCRDFLRAEALHRRALRVLRLEALPGLLRRYAACLDLLDLSACPGLGDHALATALFAGAGSWLLKSVSLSRASGVGWRGLAALAAACPRLESVDLSHCVGVGDREAAALAAAEGLRMLRLDKCLRVTDVGLAKLAVGCPALENLSIKWCLEISDIGIELLAKKCRDLRVLDISYLKITNSSVKSISSLGKLEVLSLVGCSNIDDEGLQFLDNGSNSLRSIDVSRCDNVTASGLTSVIEGHICLQKLNVGDCFPELAPLFLSKLNGLKDSLTVLILDGFQVSASSLKIIGVNCKNLSEIGLSKCKWVTDEGISELAAGCVNLMSIDLTCCRMLTDKALMAIGEHNKKLVCLRLESCSLITDKGLEYIGTGCPNLEEIDLTDCPITDTAMKYLSRCWELMILKLGLCDKISSEGLVHIASNCQNLCELDLYRCIEVTDDGLAAIATGCSKLQKLNLCYCIQITDRGMKHLSCLEDLRDLELRGLHHVTSLGVTSIAIGCRRLTELDLKRCNLVDNVGLCALAQYTGNLRQINISYCPVSSMGLCKLLGTLKCLQDVKLVHLTHVPVERLELALRAYGGQLKKLKLFIGLRDLLSPWLIQMLHARRCRIRWVDKPLVFSP from the exons ATGAAGAGGGCGCATCAGCAGCATCGTCACCAGCCGTTCGACTCCATCCTGGCCGCTCTTTCCGTCGACCTGCTGATCCAGATCCTCGAACGCGTCGACGACCCCCGCGACCGAAAGGCGTGGCGCTTGGTCTGTCGCGATTTTCTCCGAGCGGAGGCGCTTCACCGCCGGGCGCTCCGCGTCCTCCGCCTCGAGGCCCTTCCGGGCCTCCTCCGTCGCTACGCCGCCTGCCTCGACCTCCTCGATCTCTCCGCCTGCCCCGGCCTTGGTGACCACGCCCTCGCCACCGCCCTCTTCGCAGGAGCGGGCAGCTGGCTGCTTAAGTCCGTCAGCCTCAGCCGCGCCAGCGGGGTCGGGTGGCGAGGACTGGCGGCGCTTGCTGCAGCGTGCCCCCGCCTCGAGTCCGTGGACCTGTCGCACTGCGTCGGCGTCGGGGACCGGGAGGCCGCCGCGCTTGCCGCGGCCGAGGGGCTGCGGATGCTACGGTTAGACAAGTGCCTCCGCGTGACGGACGTCGGACTTGCCAAGTTAGCGGTAGGGTGCCCCGCGCTGGAGAACCTCAGTATCAAATGGTGCCTGGAGATCTCGGATATTGGCATCGAGCTGCTCGCCAAGAAGTGCCGGGATCTGAGGGTTTTGGACATCTCCTATCTTAAG aTAACAAATAGTTCAGTAAAATCTATCTCCTCTCTTGGGAAGCTCGAAGTTCTGAGTCTGGTTGGATGCTCTAATATAGATGATGAAGGATTACAATTTCTCGATAATGGAAGCAACTCATTGCGG AGCATTGATGTCTCTCGGTGTGACAATGTGACTGCTAGTGGCTTAACCTCAGTGATAGAAGGGCACATCTGTCTGCAAAAGCTCAACGTCGGGGACTGTTTTCCT GAGTTGGCACCACTCTTCCTTTCCAAGTTGAATGGATTGAAGGATAGCTTGACTGTGCTAATACTTGATGGCTTTCAAGTTTCAGCCTCGAGCCTTAAGATAATTGGTGTCAATTGCAAGAATTTGTCTGAGATTGGGCTTAGTAAATGCAAGTGGGTGACTGATGAAGGGATCTCTGAACTAGCAGCCGGCTGTGTCAATTTAATGTCGATTGATCTGACTTGCTGTCGCATGCTAACGGACAAAGCCCTGATGGCCATCGGAGAGCACAATAAAAAGCTTGTCTGCCTCCGATTAGAGTCCTGCAGTTTAATAACTGACAAGGGTCTTGAATATATTGGGACTGGTTGTCCCAATCTGGAAGAAATAGATCTCACCGACTGTCCTATAACTGATACTG CAATGAAGTATTTGTCCAGATGTTGGGAGCTGATGATCTTGAAGTTGGGCCTTTGTGACAAAATCTCCAGCGAAGGTCTTGTTCATATCGCATCCAATTGCCAAAATCTTTGTGAACTTGATCTCTACCG CTGCATCGAAGTCACTGATGATGGATTGGCTGCCATAGCTACTGGCTGCAGCAAGTTACAAAAGTTAAACCTTTGCTACTGCATACAGATCACCGACCGAGGGATGAAGCACCTAAGTTGTTTGGAAGATCTGCGTGACCTTGAACTGAGGGGTCTACATCATGTTACCAGTTTAGGGGTCACATCAATCGCAATTGGTTGCCGGCGTCTCACTGAACTGGATTTGAAGCGTTGCAATTTGGTAGATAATGTAGGTTTATGTGCTCTTGCCCAGTACACGGGAAACCTCAGACAG ATAAATATATCATACTGCCCAGTTTCAAGCATGGGCCTCTGCAAGCTACTTGGCACTCTCAAGTGCCTGCAGGATGTGAAGTTAGTGCATCTCACACATGTGCCAGTTGAGCGCCTCGAGCTTGCGCTGAGAGCTTATGGTGGACAGTTGAAGAAGCTGAAGCTTTTCATTGGGTTGAGGGATCTTCTTTCTCCATGGCTGATTCAGATGCTGCACGCTCGGAGGTGCCGGATACGATGGGTTGATAAGCCTCTGGTCTTTAGTCCATAG